In Humulus lupulus chromosome 6, drHumLupu1.1, whole genome shotgun sequence, a single genomic region encodes these proteins:
- the LOC133781617 gene encoding uncharacterized protein LOC133781617 has product MVNTSSLQRHSETNSVNRAKQKQRSVQGSQSTPALRYKKRDLQTGCLAGVPEIWMATKYIDGEGWVSKAAKDNYEKMIEIRDTLQSQSSTSASASSTIPREDDDIILVETIFGRRRGYQPGLGRRIRTRANCEAAEVPQPTQPPPTAQDMQEVRERLRAIEEHLARIGGVSGSGSSQQGPGADPTTPS; this is encoded by the exons ATGGTTAACACAAGTTCTTTGCAGAGGCATTCTGAGACTAACTCTGTGAACCGtgcaaaacaaaaacagagaagCGTGCAGGGTTCACAGTCTACGCCAGCCCTTCGTTACAAGAAG CGTGATTTACAAACTGGGTGTCTTGCTGGGGTTCCAGAGATTTGGATGGCGACTAAGTATATAGACGGGGAAGGTTGGGTGAGCAAGGCAGCAAAAGATAACTAT GAAAAGATGATAGAGATACGTGACACTCTGCAGTCACAATCATCTACGAGCGCCTCTGCCTCGAGTACTATCCCGAGAGAAGATGATGACATTATTCTTGTTGAGACGATCTTTGGACGTCGTCGAGGCTATCAGCCGGGTCTTGGTCGTAGGATTCGCACGAGGGCGAATTGTGAAGCGGCTGAGGTACCTCAACCAACCCAACCACCTCCTACCGCACAAGACATGCAAGAGGTGAGGGAGCGACTCCGAGCCATAGAGGAGCACTTGGCTAGGATTGGTGGAGTCTCGGGATCTGGATCTTCTCAGCAAGGTCCTGGTGCCGATCCTACAACACCtagttaa